In a genomic window of Branchiostoma floridae strain S238N-H82 chromosome 19, Bfl_VNyyK, whole genome shotgun sequence:
- the LOC118406518 gene encoding uncharacterized protein LOC118406518, which produces MPGDLISTSEPPLAGVSSTAVGFMADDLASNAVLSASAAAGDSTICNVNMFRASQNVGNMKSICRPSSDGGVNPCIQPYAVGYLDYEDDSCYKEKRGDNPCVQAYAVEYQDDDDDDDDKDWFDDKPTKRNDNPCIQQYAIGYKDVDNNDEKPTRRDDNPGHKEKRGDNLYIQPYAVGYQDDDDDDDYEEKPPELDTEDPCIQPYAIGYKDDSGYKEKRGDNPCIQPYAVGYQDDDTFYFDKPTKREDNPCIQPYATGYQDYDDGECVEKSKKSDAAAVNEQASLPMHIDIDTRSPIYSQDAENNSSINQQYDVTTNPIFPLIVGKPNPIYPQNTEQSSSIYQQNIGNSNLTDDSNTAPKLTRTADCDDNPCIQPYAVGYQEEDDDGNKQPKRDHENPCIQPYAVGYQGENDDDGNKHPKHDYNPCFQPYAVRYQEDNDDSKKHPKPGPAALHVDIQPYAVAYMCQEDVSVVVSSSDVTQTKQPFQKVETFSKSSNDIPNNVAGPGISKDTTGALRSLKKRHALVMNPMYGQHALNPNPMANVQQQTACGCRYVRLAAVLITTIVLSSVLISGMVFGILYSSQDIQTKPFANESFWTTTQPSISISSKEIYNGNMKWETTRKTTQSVTFHSSQETYDGNMKWETTQTVTFHSSQGAYTRKWEKIIFGGIGQDRGKFMFIYGVAVSPDNEIFVTDSGNKRVQVFNMDGAFLRLFPTVVPGDSGKKTMNPSDVAIDGDGNLWVTLSEKIGLYDDNTHTVCVVQYDWNGTALSTFETQPSEWLPMIDVFILTS; this is translated from the exons ATGCCAGGAGATCTCATTTCTACCTCAGAACCACCTCTAGCTGGGGTATCGTCCACAGCTGTCGGATTCATGGCAGACGACCTCGCATCTAACGCCGTACTCTCTGCCTCTGCCGCCGCAGGCGATTCaacaatatgtaacgttaacatgttTCGAGCTAGTCAAAATGTGGGTAACATGAAAAGCATTTGCAGGCCATCATCTGACGGTGGTGTCAACCCCTGCATTCAGCCGTATGCTGTCGGATATCTAGATTATGAAGATGATTCTTGTTACAAAGAAAAACGTGGAGACAACCCTTGTGTTCAGGCGTATGCTGTCGAATatcaagatgatgatgatgatgatgatgacaaagacTGGTTTGATGACAAACCTACAAAACGTAATGACAACCCCTGCATCCAGCAATATGCTATTGGCTATAAAGACGTTGATAATAACGATGAGAAACCTACAAGACGTGATGACAACCCTGGACACAAAGAAAAACGTGGAGACAACCTCTACATCCAGCCGTATGCTGTCGGATatcaagatgatgatgatgatgatgattacgaAGAGAAACCTCCAGAACTTGATACAGAGGACCCCTGCATCCAGCCATATGCTATTGGTTACAAAGATGATTCTGGTTACAAAGAAAAACGTGGAGACAACCCCTGTATCCAGCCGTACGCTGTCGGATATCAAGATGATGATACTTTTTACTTTGACAAACCTACAAAACGGGAAGACAACCCCTGCATCCAGCCGTATGCTACCGGATATCAAGATTATGATGATGGTGAGTGCGTTGAAAAGTCCAAAAAATCTGATGCTGCAGCTGTCAATGAACAAGCTTCACTGCCAATGCATATTGATATCGATACCCGTAGTCCCATCTACTCGCAGGATGCTGAGAACAACAGTTCCATCAACCAACAATATGACGTGACAACTAATCCGATCTTTCCGCTAATCGTTGGGAAGCCCAATCCGATTTACCCGCAAAATACTGAGCAAAGCAGTTCGATCTACCAGCAAAACATCGGGAACTCTAATCTGACGGACGACTCAAACACTGCCCCTAAACTCACCAGGACAGCTGACTGTGATGACAACCCCTGCATCCAGCCATATGCTGTTGGATAccaggaagaagatgatgatggcAACAAGCAACCAAAACGTGATCATGAAAACCCTTGCATCCAGCCATATGCTGTTGGATACCAGGgagaaaatgatgatgatggcaacAAACACCCAAAACATGATTACAACCCCTGTTTCCAGCCATATGCTGTCAGATACCAGGAAGATAATGATGACAGCAAAAAACACCCAAAACCAGGTCCTGCAGCTCTCCATGTCGATATTCAACCATACGCTGTTGCATACATGTGCCAGGAGGACGTTTCGGTTGTTGTGTCAAGTTCAGACGTGACGCAAACAAAGCAGCCATTTCAGAAAGTGGAAACGTTTTCAAAAAGCAGCAATGACATCCCAAATAACGTTGCAGGACCTGGGATCTCCAAGGATACTACTGGAGCTTTAAGGTCACTTAAGAAACGCCATGCCTTGGTTATGAATCCGATGTACGGGCAACATGCACTGAACCCCAATCCGATGGCAAACGTTCAACAACAAACAGCATGCG GATGCAGATATGTTCGCTTAGCGGCGGTCTTGATCACAACTATCGTCTTGTCGTCAGTGTTAATCAGTGGCATGGTCTTTGGGATATTATACAGTTCCCAGGACATTCAAACG AAACCATTTGCCAACGAATCTTTCTGGACAACAACACAGCCGTCGATTTCGATTAGCTCAAAAG AGATCTACAATGGAAACATGAAATGGGAAACCACAAGGAAGACCACGCAGTCGGTGACGTTTCACAGCTCACAAG AGACCTACGATGGGAACATGAAATGGGAAACCACGCAGACTGTGACGTTTCACAGCTCACAAG GTGCCTACACACGGAAATGGGAGAAGATCATTTTCGGTGGTATAGGACAGGACCGGGGAAAATTTATGTTCATCTACGGGGTGGCTGTATCTCCTGAcaacgagatatttgtgacCGATTCAGGCAACAAACGAGTACAAGTCTTCAATATGGACGGGGCCTTCCTTCGTCTTTTCCCAACGGTAGTTCCAGGTGACAGTGGGAAAAAAACGATGAACCCTTCTGATGTTGCCATCGACGGAGATGGCAATTTGTGGGTGACTTTAAGCGAAAAAATAGGTTTATACGATGATAATACTCATACTGTGTGTGTAGTGCAGTACGATTGGAATGGAACAGCACTGAGCACGTTCGAAACGCAACCTTCTGAATGGCTCCCTATGATTGACGTTTTC ATTCTTACTTCATAA
- the LOC118406358 gene encoding ras-related protein R-Ras2-like, whose translation MSREGGNLGQNYKLVVVGGGGVGKSALTIQFIQSYFVTDYDPTIEDSYTKQCVIDDEVARLDILDTAGQEEFSAMREQYMRTGEGFVLVFSVTDRGSFDEVYKFHRQILRVKDRDEFPMLLVGNKADLDPKRVVSQEEGQELARQLRVGYLEASAKTRLNVDQAFHELVRIVRKFRAEECPPVDETKQKKKRKCTIL comes from the exons ATGTCGAGAGAAGGGGGAAACCTCGGCCAGAACTACAAGCTGGTGGTCGTCGGTGGCGGAGGCGTCGGAAAAAGTGCCCTTACCATTCAGTTCATCCAG TCGTACTTTGTGACAGACTATGACCCGACGATAGAAGACTCCTACACAAAGCAGTGTGTTATAGATGATGAGGTGGCCAGATTAGACA TTCTGGACACAGCAGGTCAAGAG GAATTCAGTGCCATGAGGGAACAGTACATGAGGACAGGAGAAGGGTTTGTGCTGGTCTTCTCTGTAACAGATAGAGGAAG TTTCGATGAAGTGTACAAGTTTCACCGTCAGATCCTGAGGGTGAAAGACAGAGACGAGTTCCCCATGTTACTGGTGGGCAACAAGGCAGACCTGGATCCAAAGAGAGTG GTTTCTCAAGAGGAAGGTCAGGAGCTGGCCAGGCAGCTGAGGGTGGGATATCTGGAGGCCAGCGCCAAAACCCGCTTGAACGTAGACCAAGCATTCCACGAACTTGTTAGAATAGTCAg GAAATTCCGAGCAGAGGAGTGTCCGCCAGTAGATGAAACCAAgcaaaagaagaaaaggaaatgtACCATCTTGTGA